Proteins encoded by one window of Arachis ipaensis cultivar K30076 chromosome B04, Araip1.1, whole genome shotgun sequence:
- the LOC107639675 gene encoding putative pentatricopeptide repeat-containing protein At3g25970, giving the protein MKRLHSLIHTSSISFLAAQAAHSQAIKLGTISCLYTTNNIISAYTKCRKLDLAHQLFDEMSHRDIVSWNTLISGYVNSGDLEASWGVFTSMRRCGLAFDGHTFGSMLKGVACDREIELGRQLHSIVIKMGFSGNLFSGSALLDMYAKCGSINDAYIVFQWMPERNHVSWNALIAGYSQVGDHDMSFWVLRCMELEGVGIDDGTISPLLTLLDGFEFYSLAMQLHGKIVKHGLESFNTVCNATITAYAECGSLLDAKRVFDAAAACRDLVTWNSMIAAYTKHEKEDLAFKVFIDMQNFGFVPDVYTYTDIVSACSAQKIKSHGKCLHGLVIKRGFEKSVPVSNALITMYIRINSRCMEDATKIFFSMDLKDCCTWNSILAGYSQVGSSEDVLRLFVQMRFLAIQIDDYTFSAVIRSCSDLATLQLGQQVHVLAVKVGFDTNKYVASSLIFMYSKCGVIEDARKSFDATSKDNAIVWNSIIFGHAQHGQGSVALDLFYLMRERKVKPDHITFVAVLTACSHSALVEEGRSFIKSMEFDFGIPPRMEHYACAVDLYGRARHLEKAKSLVESMPFEPDAMVLKTLLGACRICGDIELAIGVAKILLELEPEDHCTYVLLSDMYGRLKMWDEKASVTRLMRERGVKKVPGWSWIEVKNKVHAFNAEDHSHPQCDEIYLLLHQLKEETKLFNDLDNQAVLVPCLTSNHFP; this is encoded by the coding sequence ATGAAGAGGTTGCACTCTCTCATTCATACCTCATCTATCAGTTTTCTTGCAGCACAAGCAGCCCATTCCCAAGCAATCAAGCTAGGAACCATATCTTGTCTCTACACTACTAATAATATCATAAGTGCTTACACAAAATGCAGAAAGTTAGATCTTGCCCACCAATTGTTCGACGAAATGTCCCACAGAGACATTGTGTCTTGGAATACCTTGATTTCCGGTTATGTGAACTCTGGTGATCTCGAGGCCTCATGGGGTGTCTTCACTTCCATGAGAAGGTGTGGACTTGCATTTGATGGCCACACATTTGGAAGCATGCTCAAAGGTGTTGCTTGTGATCGCGAGATTGAGCTAGGGCGACAACTGCATTCTATTGTGATCAAGATGGGGTTTTCTGGGAATTTGTTCTCCGGTAGTGCCCTTCTTGACATGTATGCCAAGTGTGGGAGCATCAATGATGCATATATTGTGTTCCAATGGATGCCAGAGCGAAACCATGTCTCGTGGAATGCATTGATTGCAGGTTATTCACAAGTTGGCGATCATGATATGTCATTTTGGGTGCTAAGGTGTATGGAACTTGAGGGCGTTGGGATTGATGATGGTACAATATCTCCTCTTTTGACATTGCTTGATGGTTTTGAGTTTTACAGTTTAGCTATGCAATTGCACGGTAAGATTGTAAAACATGGGCTGGAATCATTTAACACTGTTTGCAATGCCACTATCACGGCATACGCAGAGTGTGGTTCTTTACTAGATGCTAAGAGAGTATTTGATGCTGCTGCTGCATGTCGTGATCTGGTTACATGGAATTCTATGATTGCTGCTTACACGAAGCATGAGAAAGAAGATCTTGCTTTTAAAGTTTTCATTGATATGCAAAATTTTGGTTTTGTGCCTGATGTTTATACCTACACCGACATTGTCAGTGCTTGTTCTGCACAAAAGATCAAAAGCCATGGAAAATGTTTACATGGCTTGGTAATAAAACGAGGCTTTGAAAAATCTGTTCCAGTTTCAAATGCTTTGATTACCATGTATATTAGGATAAATAGCAGGTGCATGGAAGATGCCACTAAAATATTCTTTTCCATGGACCTAAAAGATTGTTGCACATGGAACTCCATTTTGGCAGGGTACTCACAGGTTGGTTCGAGTGAAGATGTCTTGAGGTTATTTGTACAGATGAGATTTCTGGCTATACAGATTGACGACTATACTTTTTCTGCTGTTATCAGATCATGTTCAGATTTAGCTACTCTACAGTTAGGTCAACAAGTCCATGTCTTAGCTGTTAAAGTTGGTTTTGATACCAATAAATATGTTGCTAGTTCATTGATTTTCATGTATTCTAAATGTGGGGTCATAGAAGATGCTAGGAAATCCTTTGATGCTACCTCCAAAGACAATGCTATAGTCTGGAATTCAATCATATTCGGGCATGCACAGCATGGACAAGGCAGCGTTGCGCTTGATCTCTTTTACTTAATGAGAGAGAGAAAAGTGAAACCTGATCATATAACATTTGTTGCAGTTCTAACTGCATGTAGTCATAGTGCACTGGTAGAAGAAGGCCGGAGCTTTATAAAGTCAATGGAGTTTGATTTTGGCATTCCACCACGAATGGAGCACTATGCTTGCGCAGTGGATCTCTATGGCCGAGCCAGGCATCTAGAGAAGGCGAAGTCTCTGGTTGAATCGATGCCCTTTGAACCCGATGCCATGGTTTTGAAGACTTTATTAGGTGCATGCAGAATTTGTGGGGATATCGAATTAGCTATTGGTGTTGCGAAAATTTTACTAGAGCTGGAGCCTGAGGATCATTGTACTTATGTTCTGCTTTCTGACATGTATGGGAGACTCAAGATGTGGGATGAAAAAGCTAGTGTGACTAGGCTGATGAGAGAAAGGGGAGTGAAAAAGGTTCCTGGTTGGAGTTGGATAGAAGTAAAAAATAAAGTGCATGCTTTCAATGCTGAAGATCACTCCCACCCCCAGTGTGATGAGATATACTTACTGCTACATCAATTAAAGGAGGAAACTAAGTTGTTCAATGATTTGGACAATCAAGCTGTGTTAGTACCATGTTTAACATCCAACCACTTTCCTTGA